From Tripterygium wilfordii isolate XIE 37 chromosome 16, ASM1340144v1, whole genome shotgun sequence, one genomic window encodes:
- the LOC119980831 gene encoding putative pentatricopeptide repeat-containing protein At5g47460 produces the protein MQMGFKRAPIALHKRKQSFTLLSNHISTNILVDNNSVNEIPQTQVSESWTTLILALSQGGSSTELVLYKATQMLNFGTKPNGFALTHLVRASTDMGLYSYGQQLQSYILRSGFASDEYVSSALVRSYRRFGSLEDAHKLFVEIPQPSVVCWNCLISGYVRIGQFSKALLLFLQLDESDICADAYAFTAALAACGKLSLLQLGESIHSKIIRYGLQDGLVVGNCLIDMYGKCGCVEEAIGVFDSLIEKDIISWNSVIAATARNGELELAFSFLHQTPTPDTITYNELINGVSQFGNINDAVHILYNMANPNSSSWNSIVTGYINRDRSREALEFFMLMHLNDIEMDVYTFSVILSGIASLAALTWGTLIHCCTMKCGLDSSLVVGSALIDMYAKCGQLKNAETIFQSLPEKNLISWNAMISGYAQNGNSVEVIELFEKLKMVKDLKPDWVTFLNVIAACSNSDVPLSKTIQYFESMIKEYGIEPTVEHCCSMIRLMGQRGEAWRGLKMIYDLSFGSYGEVWKALLGACGTCRDMNVAKIAAAKVIELVGDSDHVYVMISNIFAYYGKWGDVNRIRNLMRVRGVRKEVGCSWIEVESAASQPSLSR, from the coding sequence ATGCAAATGGGCTTTAAGAGAGCACCAATAGCTCTACACAAACGAAAGCAGTCTTTTACTCTCCTATCTAATCACATTAGTACAAACATTCTCGTCGATAACAACAGTGTTAACGAAATCCCTCAAACCCAAGTTTCTGAATCATGGACCACTCTTATTCTGGCCCTTTCGCAAGGTGGCTCCAGTACAGAGCTGGTCTTGTACAAGGCCACCCAAATGCTCAACTTTGGCACCAAACCAAACGGCTTTGCGCTGACTCACCTAGTTCGAGCTTCGACTGACATGGGATTGTACTCTTATGGCCAACAGCTTCAGAGCTATATTCTTCGATCTGGGTTTGCTTCCGATGAATATGTCTCCTCTGCTTTGGTCAGGTCTTATAGAAGGTTTGGGTCATTGGAAGATGCTCACAAATTGTTTGTTGAAATTCCCCAACCAAGTGTGGTTTGTTGGAATTGTTTGATTTCTGGGTATGTGCGAATTGGACAGTTTAGTAAGGCGTTGCTTTTGTTTCTTCAGCTTGATGAGTCTGATATTTGTGCAGATGCTTATGCATTCACGGCCGCTCTTGCTGCTTGTGGTAAACTGAGTTTGTTGCAGCTTGGCGAATCAATTCACTCCAAAATCATAAGATATGGTCTGCAAGATGGTCTTGTTGTAGGGAATTGCTTGATTGACATGTATGGAAAATGTGGATGTGTTGAAGAGGCAATTGGGGTCTTTGACAGTTTGATTGAAAAGGACATTATTTCTTGGAATTCAGTTATAGCGGCAACTGCTAGGAATGGAGAACTGGAACTTGCATTCTCGTTTTTACATCAAACGCCCACGCCTGACACCATCACGTACAATGAACTAATCAATGGCGTTTCTCAATTTGGCAACATAAATGATGCTGTTCACATTTTATATAACATGGCAAACCCGAATTCATCTTCCTGGAATTCGATTGTGACAGGATACATTAACAGAGATCGATCACGAGAGGCATTGGAGTTTTTCATGCTTATGCATTTGAATGACATTGAAATGGATGTGTACACGTTTTCAGTCATCTTAAGTGGTATTGCCAGTCTTGCAGCTTTGACATGGGGAACGTTGATCCATTGTTGCACGATGAAGTGTGGTTTAGATTCATCTTTAGTTGTGGGGAGCGCTCTAATTGACATGTATGCCAAATGTGGGCAGCTGAAGAATGCTGAAACAATCTTTCAATCACTGCCTGAAAAGAATTTGATTAGTTGGAACGCAATGATCTCTGGCTATGCTCAGAATGGGAATTCCGTCGAAGTGATTGAGCTATTCGAGAAATTGAAAATGGTGAAGGACTTAAAGCCTGACTGGGTTACCTTCCTCAATGTAATAGCAGCATGTTCGAACAGTGACGTGCCCTTGTCGAAGACAATTCAGTACTTTGAATCAATGATCAAGGAATATGGGATTGAACCAACTGTTGAGCACTGCTGCTCTATGATTCGGCTCATGGGACAAAGAGGGGAAGCGTGGAGGGGACTGAAAATGATCTACGATTTGAGTTTCGGGTCATATGGGGAGGTCTGGAAGGCATTGCTGGGTGCTTGTGGAACTTGTAGGGATATGAATGTCGCAAAGATTGCTGCTGCAAAAGTGATTGAATTGGTGGGTGACAGTGATCATGTTTATGTGATGATCTCCAACATTTTTGCATATTATGGTAAATGGGGAGATGTGAATAGGATTAGAAATCTCATGAGAGTGAGGGGAGTGAGAAAAGAAGTTGGTTGTAGCTGGATTGAGGTGGAAAGTGCAGCCTCACAACCATCCCTGTCCAGATGA